The DNA sequence AGTTTCTTTTGCAAATCAATTGTTTAAtgtcttaggatcatgttaaaagctggaACGGTACACATTgatacttattaattcagaacacactccggcagtccaacgctcaaaccgaggatgttctctcaatgcgtctgaatcattcttaactcttcaacaaacatctcaatatcattcagaacgtttCCATGTTTTATAAACTTAtgttaggtactttaaaatCCTGTATGTTTTTAATGtaacactatacagaaaaatttatcgataagTCTGGTAACCGCAGAAGaatcctacgtctactttcctttCCTCCATCtaaaacataccggtctcctcatctcatcagtattgtcaaaggtaagtttttttatcatcaatgattgatactatcattttggtgtcttcagtaAAACATTGAAGGGTGAAATATTAAGAAGtaacaactgactcgctacatccaggtttgagcgttggactgccggggAGTGTTTTGAATTAATAAATAACAATGTGTAccgttacagcttttaacatgatcctaaggcactaaacaattgatttacaaaagaaagttaccttcaaatagtgacaaaaaagtaaaaactcatgaaaatggctaaatatcgagctaatgtccatgtctgttatcactaagcagatgtaaacaatcgcccattgaacacagacttcctcaaaaataggaTTTATCCTGTttgttcttatttatctaatgaaggttctAACCATTTatacgtacgaggaatccatttctgaattccattttgttcaaaaaatcatagattGACTCGAtaattgcatttgaaaagcggctgccaattccttacgggaaaatacattgtaagtgatgaaaagaccagGTCTGTCGAACCATTTCACGCCACAAGTATGGCGGATCCGTTACCgcgtaaaagtgaccgtttcgaatgggtcggttccaaaagcagctttttttgagtttgagaggtcatttcaagtttttttagtagcgccatcgttcttttcgaGAAATTTGCCATAGGTatcaggcatcaatttgcaaatccccgcaccttgcaacaggcccattgaaaattttgctgcaTCTACTATTTCAAATGGTCACATTTCCAAAAACTTTCAATGATACATCTTAGCTTTTATCGCAttgcataaataaaaaaaataaaaaaaattgcagggaATAAATtcttttctcttcatcttcaaaatactgaaaaaagaaaagactaaCCCGATGATAAACTGTATGGAAGAaccaaattttccaaaagaatCCACTTTCATTCGTGAAaaactttaggtgaaaaaaCATCATGTAAGTATGGCTACTGCATTTGGAGCCCTTCATTCTCAAttcctgaaacaaaaacaaaaaacactaTAATTACAGTGAATGAAGAGAGCAAGAAGATAAAAAGCCAATCAAACACTCAGTTGAAGTCTTGCCGACAAATCCATTAgtctctatttttattttttatttttagaataaaCTGGCTATCTTTGCCAGCTGAAACTCTTGAAATCTTCGCTGAAAACATTGCGTTATTATTAAATTTTGTTGAGAgagataaaatgagaaaattggaaTTCATTTGGCAGAAGAGATCTAAATATAACaggaatttttaaggaaattgtGACTGATAAAGTACTGTGGTAGCGGGTATGTTGTTTTTTACTATCACTTTCATCGATGAATTTTTCCTGTTGAATGatgtctgattgaatcaagcaaagttaatgaaataaaatagttCATTCAACCATTCAGGCAAACAATTCTCGAAAATAGATGTGGTTAGTTAGCTTGGAAATATTTAATTAAGTTGGAACCAGTGTTCTAAGAAGGCAACTGCCCTAGCAATAAAATACGCTTCCtcattacaattttaaaacaagaGATAAACTTTATTCCACAAACAAAAACGTGCACCAGGAGCATTTTTAAGTGGAGAGAAACTTTAGAATAATAAGACTTTCTTTAAGATCTAGATTACTCGCAGTCAATTGATTGAGAGGGTTCCGCAGGCATAATCTGTGACCGTCCATCCTCAGGAAAATAATCTTTACGTGAAATGAgattttcattggaaaaatcaTCCTTTCTCACAACGgtttttttgagaaataaagTTTTCCTCGTTCAAAGTTCAAGTGGAGTTTctcatttcagattttccatttttgttttAAGTCATCGATTAGCTGCTGTGCCTCAGCTCCCAATTATGGCAAATTATCGAAATGCTGCCacacatatcgatggccaaagtaaaAAACTATGTATCTCCATTATGATGTTTCCGcttctattatatttttttggagagcaaaatgatatttttacagcttgaaatttacacggaatattctgctaatagagtGGAAACATCAAGAAAGTTCCTgagaaattacattgactagttttccaaagaaaaaataaaatacaataggaagtctgcaacatcgcaaaccgagttatgcgatttTGCACTTTTGTCACCGAAATCCTGATTGCACAACTTGTGAACTTTTTTCTGTGGGAAAGAGGTACAAGGTTAGTTACCTTCTGTCACTGCACCTCTATATTTTTTGGAGGGTTTACTCAGATTAAGAACAAACTGAATCAACACATGAACGATAAATGATACTGCAGCaattgcggaaaaaattcgGAATAAGTTTCTTCCTCCATAAGTATCGTATAAAGATCCACAAAGGAAGCTTCCAACTGAGGCAcctgaaaaaacaataaaaataaataagaatcaACTGCACATATGAAAGTTTAAATTCTGCAGCACTTGTaagactttaaaaaaacaactatTCTCTTTTAGATTTTTGATTATGAAGCAGAGGGGACCATCACTATGCAATATCTAGATGGTCATACATAtacgaaaccacatatctcttTTGCAGGGTTTCAAAATGTCGgctcctacttttttttttttgaggagacGCAACCGAAACTTAATAGgttgaaattcatacagaatattctgctgacgtggaaggaaaatcatgaaagtttttaagaaattacgtcaACCAgttcaaaacagaaaaaatgaagtatgattgGAAGTTTGCGATTTCGAAGACGGAGATACATGATTTTACTCGTTGGTCATCGATATCTAAAAGTACCATGTCTCTGTCGGAGATGTTccaaattttttgtcacagttcacTGTCCTGATAGAAGCCTGATCatcatttttcacagaattttattcgaTATTTTTCGTTTCGTTCGTTCGTTTTCTCAGAAccattctctaaaaattttgcgCAAAAAGAACAGAAGTCTTGGTACAGTAAAATGTGAGCAGAAATCTTCAAACACTGAGATCTGTAATTTGATAGTTTCGCCATTGCTAAACTACGTTTACTGAATGGTGGTTTCTTTAAAGTTTCTTTTCTAAATAGATTCTTTGGATTCAATGGAAAGCAGATGACAATACAACGGGCCTGttgtaccaattttttttattgctttaatcgaaagaactaaggctcctgatgttacaggaattttcccggagttttttgatcatcgtaaacccccaaaaaatcaacttaaaaacgcctcagaatttggattttcaaaacggtcgtttcgggtccgccatacttgtgacatGGAATGGTtcgacagacctggtttcttcatcacttacaatgtgttttcccgtaaggaaatgacagccgcttttcaaatgcaaatatcaagccaatctatgattttttgaacaaaatggaattcagaaatggattcctcgtacgtttaaatggttgaaACCTTccttagataaataagaaccgacgggataaaccctatttttgaggaagactgtagtcaatgggcgattgtttacaactgcttagtgataacagacatggacaatAGAACAATATCTACCCGTTTTCAtgagtttttgcttttttgtcactatttggaGGTAAGCTTATTTTGTAAATCcattgtttagtgccttaggatcatgttgaAAGCTGTAACGGTACACATTGTtatttattaattcagaacactcTCCGGCAGTCTAACGCTCAAACCTGGACgtagcgagtcagttgttatTTCTTAATATTTCACCCTTCAATGTTTtactgaagacaccaaaatgatagtatcaatcattgatgataaaaaacttacctttgacaatactgatgagatgaggagaccggtatgttttagatggaggcaaggaaagtagacgtaggatccttctGCGGTTACCAGACTTATCgttaaatttttctgtatagtgttacatttaaaacacacaggattttaaaataacataagtttATAACACGGgggaacgttctgaatgatattgagatgtttgttgaagagttaagaatgatttacaggcattgagagaacatccatggtttgagcgatggactgccggagtgtgttctgaattaataagtaggTAAGTTTCTTcggtaaatcaattgtttagtaccttaggatcatgttaaaagctgtaacggTGCacattgttacttattaattcagaacacactccggcagtctaTCGCTTAAAccatggatgttctctcaatgcctgtaaatcattcttaactcttcaacaaacatctcaatatcattcagaacgttcccCCGTTTTATAAACTCATGTTACTTTAAAATCCTttgtgttttaaatgtaacactatacagaaaaatttatcgataagTCTGGTAACCGCAGAGggatcctacgtctactttccttgcctccatcTAAAACATACCAGTCTCCTCATCTCATTAGTATTGTCAAGGGTaagtttttttatcatcaatgattgatactatcattttggtgtcttcagtaAAACTTTGAAGGGTGAAATATTAAGAAataacaactgactcgctacatccaggtttgagcgttggactgccggagagtgttctgaattaataaataACAATGTGTAccgttacagcttttaacatgatcctaaggcactaaacaatggatttacaaaataaacttaccttcaaatagtgacaaaaaagtaaaaactcatgaaaatggctaaatatcgagctaatgtccatgtctgttatcactaatcagatgtaaacaatcgcccattgactacagtcttcctaaaaaatagggtttatcccgtcggttcttatttatctaatgaaggtttcaaccatttaaacgtacgaggaatccatttctgaattccattttgatcaaaaaattatcgattgactcgatatttgcatttgaaaagcggctgtcatttccttacgggaaaatacattgtaagtgatgaagaaaccaggtctgtcgaACCATTTCatgtcacaagtatggcggacccgttaccgcgtaaaagtgaccgttttgaatgggtcggttccaaaaacagctttttttgggtttgagaggtcatttcaatgttttttagtAGCGCCATTGTCCTTTTCGTGAAATGTGCcataagaatcaggcatcaatttgcaaatccccacatcttgcaacaggcccactgCACAAACGTAAAGAGAAACAAAGGATATTAAGTTGCTGCACATTGAGAAATCAAATAACaatcctgaaaaaagaaaaagtaaaaatagcaCATACCTATCCCTTCAAAAATTGCCCCTACAAGGCCTTGCATTGTGGATTCTGTTCCAGGAGGAGCAATAAGAGCTGCATATGAATTCATTGCAACAGTCAACATACCATATGTTAACCCATTGAGTAGTTCTACGGGTAAAATGTACCACGGGTTCACGACAAGTGATATTAGAATAAAGCGGATGCTGAATGCAGCCAATACTAGAGACATAGCATTGATATGACCAATCTTCTTCAAAATTGGACCTGGAACGCAACGTATttacaaaaacaaataaatacatGATGAAACTAGAAAAGCACATATTAACGTGGATTCCCAAGTCTCAAACTTTTcagtaatattttattttttgggagaatTTTCCTCAGTGCATTCCTTCaacattttacaagaaaattctagTTAGAAAGTTCCATCCATAGTAACCAAGTCTCATTGGAGCGTTTGTTTCAATTTTGTGCATGCTCAAGGTCGTCAAGCAAACCACAGGCAAAAGTGGAATACAAAATCTTTATCCAGCTCCGATACACTCCAATAGGATATAATCCTTTTAGGATAAGGAATAATCAATTGAAATTCTTTGAAGTATCAATAATCAATGAACTCTGAAACCACATTAATGCAAGGTTAAACCAAGATATTTTATTCTCGTTTCATCATCAAAATATGGTATTGCGAAAGACAAAAAAGAAATGAGGGAAGTTTGAAACACAATTGTTTTCAACTTTTAATAGAATGATGATTTTTCAAGTCCAGCTTTGGCCATAGATCATGATTTTGTCGCCCTCTTGACATAAGGATGTAACGCCACTGGGCAATaaaccctgttgtccatataaatCAATGGTTTCCCGGACTTGTCTCTAAGTGTAGTTATGCCCTCATGTCAGGCAAGCGACGATTTGGTTAAGCTGCAAAACCATAAATCCCCAtcacaaaattccaaaatttttgcgCACACTTTACTTTTTCAGAGgcacacaaaattaaaattatggcTCAGAATGTTCTAGGATTTCTATTCCCTAATTTACTATTACTACTTTACGgtcattttgtaaatatttgtacTTCGAGACATTATTTTGATTTGTATTAAAAGAtgcaatgaaattttgcaaaatagaACTTCAGATGCAAGGTTTCTAAGTTTGGCCACTGATAATTTCTCTTCGCTCACTCATAAAACCTGATTATATCTTCAAAGATTATTCAAAGAGTTAATGACTTAAAATGTCCTCCTACCAATATTTGCCGTTTAAACTAATTGCATGTGTGTATGCACatgaaaatgaagtatggctTACCCGACAGGAAAAAGAAAGGTACTTCTCCTCCAATGGTTTGTACACTGACAACAAGACCTTGCAGAGTTTTTACCATCAAATCTTTCTCCGAGATAAAGGCAGCTGCTAAATCTTCAATgtacagaaataaaaaattccataCGATCGCAGAGAAAAATCCAACTATGATGCACCACGCAAAGAATACGACAACTTGGGGCTTTTTCAGCAAATTGGAGACATCTTTAAAAATGCTAGGTGAGACTTCAGTTTGAACACACTGCAACAGATGAGTTGAAAATAAATGCAATGATAAAAGGGCTTATGGTGGGCTTGAAAAAGCCGAATTACTTTGTACAAGTTGTTTTCACTCTAATAGCAGTTTCCGAGATGCAAGGTAAGATGAGAGCATCACCTTTCATACTTGCAAATGccttaaaatattaaatttaagtCCTGAAAAACACATCCTCAAATCATGACTCTTATGTATAGCGAGATGAAATTCCATAGAAATACATCTTGGAAGAGTTAAAAGAAGTTACAGAACAAAAATAAGCTTTTAGCTGacaatttaatttactttttatgAAGAAGGGTAAATTTATTGCATAAATTATGAAATATAGAAAAAAGTACACTGTGGCAGCCCAAGAACATAGAATGAAAATAGATAGGAAAAGGAGGGGACGAGGCTGAAAAAACACACAATAATTACAAATCAAGACGTTTCCACCGGTCTCCCGGTCATTATCAACCgtcaaaaagaattaaaaaatctaagaaaacaAAACCTAAAAACAATGTTACCGGTCCCTGGTAATGGCGGCTAGAAGACAAGGTTATTCCAACCAAGCCTAACAGAAAAAAAGTgaacttttttcttgaaaagaagttcaatggaagaaaaaagttcACTTTTTTTGCTAGGCTTGGTTGGAGTAACCTTGTCTTCTAGCCGCCATGACCAGGGACCGGTAACATTGTTTTTAGCTTTtgttttcttagattttttaatTGGTTGATAATGACGGTTGATAATGACGGTTGATCATGACCAGGAGACCGGTCGAGACGTCCCATAATTTATAATTATTGTGTGATTTTTCATCCTCATCCCCGCCTTCTCCTGtctatttttaaattatgaaatgtTCTATTATTTTAATTGACCAAGAAAACATGGTGAAGGGACTCCAACTTCTTAAGTTCCTCTAGACCATCTGAGCAACACAAGCATTTTTCTTTAACATTAATTGAATGCAAATTTCTCCTCACGCATGGGCGATTTCCAAAATTAGAACAAAGGCAAAAAATTAGTGTAAATCACTGAAATtggaattttcacggaaaaactCATACCAACGAACGTGAAATTTGCCATCAAAAACGCATTCATAGGAGTAAATGATTACATTAGGCAGGTTGTGAAAGAAGTTActtcgttttgaaattttttttttattagtccTGTCAAAAAAACTGACAACCTGAAATCTGCTCTGAATTTCTAGATcagaaaacttgtgaaaaatattttagtttGATATTTAACTTCAATATTTTAAGCAAGGGAGATACTTTAATTaacaaacaaagaaaacatGGCTATTATGAAGTGCTCTTACTTTGATGTTGAAAGCCGCAATTAGATCAAGGACAAAAAGAACAATACTTGTGTACAGCAATATTTTGTAATTCTTGTACTCTTTCCCTTCGTTTGCTAGATCAACCAAATAACCCGATGCAAACGCAGCAAGGCCCCAGCCAATAGAACCCCAAAGACGCTGTAGTCCAAAGAGTTCTGGCTCATCCTCTTTAACAAAGACACAAAAATATAATCAAATGTTGGTCAATAAAGaacaaaattagagaaattagGATGTAGTATGCCTATTTAgactataaaaaaagaaatttaagaaaaatcttgagaaaaaaagataaataggTCAAAGTATAAGTCTTATGTGTCTAAATATCCGAACTTGGAACAGAGAATCAGGTGGCTGTGCAGCACAAGTGATGGGTCCAATGCGACCTGAAATGCATCTACAGTTGCATTCTTATTTTGCTGTGAATAGTAATGCACCAAACAGCATGATTCTCTTGAGAGCAAAAGTGCTCTAATTAGCTTTCTCTATAAGATGAGAAGATCAATTTCATGCTAAAATTTGACACAACTTGACAAAATCATCAACTCTCCTTTTAGACATAACTTATGTACCATTTAAATTACCCGTGAAGACAGGTACTTAAATGAATGAGTCATAGTAGTTTCTTGTTACCAAATGAAGTTTGTTTAATCATGATCTTTTAGGTTTTAATATTCTAACTGAAAACCAAAacacatttttctcaaaatcacaataaaatcagtgcttttaaaAAGGGCACAAGTCcaatttttggaattattcttttttgcatttttgaactctttttctcttttccttacTTTTATACG is a window from the Bemisia tabaci chromosome 5, PGI_BMITA_v3 genome containing:
- the LOC109034916 gene encoding major facilitator superfamily domain-containing protein 6-like protein B isoform X2, which translates into the protein MFCDIKKQLGPIKAHYVLFFGAMGSMYPFIPIIITNMGFSSNIVGIVFLWLPICGMFAKTWFGALADKFKRQRFCFLLFIFASLAFTLLILLLLAITKKPSASLECNSSGTNFNFCSGSRIAEKEKLAFLKENTSKMTCRLVCHNDTSNVHHSTEELCKSWGLSSYCGTSKFSSSQDDLSSPASMVSLEDVFASLKQKQPGHKHSIFEFSTFVSKNSSFELNNCMYFPLEKLTYRNAQIQEMKCSKTYVSICDMHCESHALNELWIQSTADAQISDTDAFRMSLFWILFLILIEDEPELFGLQRLWGSIGWGLAAFASGYLVDLANEGKEYKNYKILLYTSIVLFVLDLIAAFNIKCVQTEVSPSIFKDVSNLLKKPQVVVFFAWCIIVGFFSAIVWNFLFLYIEDLAAAFISEKDLMVKTLQGLVVSVQTIGGEVPFFFLSGPILKKIGHINAMSLVLAAFSIRFILISLVVNPWYILPVELLNGLTYGMLTVAMNSYAALIAPPGTESTMQGLVGAIFEGIGASVGSFLCGSLYDTYGGRNLFRIFSAIAAVSFIVHVLIQFVLNLSKPSKKYRGAVTEGIENEGLQMQ